A DNA window from Enoplosus armatus isolate fEnoArm2 chromosome 9, fEnoArm2.hap1, whole genome shotgun sequence contains the following coding sequences:
- the kdf1a gene encoding keratinocyte differentiation factor 1: MPGHSTGAPQASRHHNHHSSRAEKYRQTRTISRESTASQDSYKDPHGEHFQEHHTDHSRYSENKYGRSRGHPRNGTGRGSETIGFIPGSADSTPASRRACGSCASMGWSGCKALICCVLTCGFYGSREPCLPVNESSTDHPPKACSEPHPPNGMAVTNPTCGIPLESRKSPKVSKLPTSDSFRYPDVRIAGQTVRYPAPAPKRTRTPGKGESQRPVSNTSLLSREDYDLDDLSDTGTDIDSLITKKLLELYALHQIDQLAKCTSDSSFSRKTNEISELIYSIAQDYNLEEQEAECKLVHGVIRISTRKGKRNKSHQSTGQRPNGRSDGTLPDSGNETMTNTFVSSDFPEVKVSEQTPSDELARKMRHCSRKTYSSNTTTAYSAYHHNTETDSSGAPLLL, translated from the exons ATGCCTGGCCACAGCACAGGGGCTCCCCAGGCGTCCCGCCACCACAATCACCACAGCTCCAGAGCAGAAAAATACCGGCAGACTCGGACTATATCCAGGGAGAGCACGGCCAGCCAAGACTCCTACAAGGATCCTCATGGGGAGCATTTTCAAGAGCACCACACTGACCACTCCCGGTATTCAGAGAACAAGTATGGTCGCAGCAGAGGCCACCCACGCAATGGCACGGGACGGGGCTCAGAGACTATAGGATTCATTCCCGGGTCAGCAGACAGCACGCCCGCCAGCAGACGTGCCTGTGGCTCCTGTGCCTCCATGGGCTGGAGTGGCTGTAAGGCTCTTATCTGCTGTGTACTGACCTGTGGATTTTATGGCAGCCGTGagccctgcctgcctgtcaaTGAGAGCTCCACAGACCATCCCCCTAAAGCATGTAGTGAGCCTCACCCTCCTAATGGCATGGCTGTGACCAACCCCACCTGTGGCATCCCTCTGGAGTCCAGGAAGTCTCCCAAAGTCTCTAAGTTGCCCACAAGTGACAGCTTTCGCTACCCAGATGTGCGCATCGCAGGCCAGACAGTCAGGTATCCGGCTCCTGCCCCCAAACGGACCCGTACGCCTGGCAAGGGGGAAAGCCAGCGGCCCGTCAGCAACACCAGCCTGTTATCCCGTGAGGACTACGACCTGGACGACCTGAGCGACACGGGCACAGACATTGACTCTCTCATCACCAAGAAGCTGCTGGAGCTGTACGCCCTGCACCAGATCGACCAGCTGGCCAAGTGCACCTCTGACTCCTCTTTCTCCCGCAAGACCAATGAGATCAGCGAGCTCATCTATAGCATCGCTCAGGACTACAACCTGGAGGAACAGGAGGCCGAGTGCAAGCTGGTGCACGGAGTCATCCGCATCAGCACGCGAAAGGGCAAGAGGAACAAGAGCCACCAGTCGACGGGACAGCGTCCTAATGGGAGGAGTGATGGGACTCTCCCTGACAGTGGCAACGAGACCATGACCAACACTTTCGTGAGCAGTGACT TTCCCGAGGTGAAAGTGTCGGAGCAGACGCCATCAGACGAGCTGGCGAGGAAAATGAgacactgcagcaggaaaa CGTACTCCTCCAACACCACCACAGCCTACTCGGCCTACCATCACAACACCGAAACAGACTCTTCAGGcgctcctctgctcctctga
- the LOC139290192 gene encoding trophoblast glycoprotein-like translates to MCVFAVRVFLGILLCAPYQCLECPFGCECFAVTRTVKCVSKDLLTVPPSIPGHARTVIITGNNIHQIGPDSFTELENVTNIILSNNRITEMASHSFSALINLRFLDLSGNQLALIHPEALCIPGSPLQELNLSRSLYNFTALTDLTTALRWGGLGGLLRLDLSGNHLALLPPGVFSHLPNLQQLFLTNNSLVAVYSGTFSGMNHLEMLDLTRNSFGTFRAGALQELEKLGNIRILLGDNPYTCSCEIQTFVAWLNESRAQVDVDAVRCASPRGLRDTRLRGLGVQAIGCVVPVQAEVADITLQTSYVFLGLVLGFVGMVFLFVLYLNRKGMKKWIFEMRDACRDVLEGYHYRYEIDSDPRLGHISAGNGGRRAQGHLGLAPSQQLPNDTCIVQVPTDTEVKQVATSPPVNL, encoded by the exons ATGTGTGTTTTCGCAGTCCGAGTGTTTTTGGGAATCCTTCTTTGTGCACCATACCAGTGCTTGGAGTGTCCTTTTGGCTGCGAGTGTTTTGCTGTCACTCGcacagtgaaatgtgtttcaaaGGATCTGCTCACAGTGCCACCAAGTATTCCAGGACATGCAAGGACTGTCATCATCACAGGGAACAATATACACCAGATTGGACCTGATTCGTTTACAGAGCTGGAGAATGTCACCAACATAATTTTAAGCAATAATAG GATCACAGAGATGGCGTCCCACAGCTTCTCTGCCCTCATCAACCTGCGCTTCCTGGACCTCAGTGGGAACCAACTGGCACTCATCCACCCAGAGGCTCTCTGCATACCAGGTAGTCCTCTTCAGGAGCTCAACCTGAGCCGCTCGCTGTACAACTTCACTGCCCTGACTGACCTCACCACGGCTCTGCGCTGGGGGGGCCTCGGGGGGCTCCTCCGCCTCGACCTTTCCGGGAACCACCTCGCCCTGCTGCCTCCAGGCGTATTCTCCCACCTGCCcaacctgcagcagctcttcctCACCAATAACTCTCTGGTGGCTGTCTACAGTGGGACCTTCTCTGGCATGAACCATCTGGAGATGCTGGACCTCACGCGCAACTCCTTTGGCACATTCAGGGCTGGTGCTCTACAAGAGCTGGAGAAGCTGGGGAACATCCGAATCCTTCTTGGTGACAACCCCTACACCTGCTCCTGTGAGATCCAAACTTTTGTGGCCTGGCTGAATGAATCAAGAGCTCAGGTAGATGTGGATGCTGTCAGGTGTGCCTCACCAAGAGGGTTGAGGGACACCCGGCTGCGAGGGCTGGGTGTCCAGGCCATTGGATGTGTCGTTCCAGTCCAAGCAGAGGTGGCTGACATCACCCTGCAGACGTCCTATGTCTTCCTGGGGCTGGTGCTGGGGTTTGTGGGCATGgtctttctctttgtgcttTACCTAAATCGCAAAGGGATGAAGAAGTGGATATTTGAAATGAGAGATGCATGTAGGGACGTTCTGGAGGGTTATCACTACCGATATGAGATTGACTCGGACCCTCGGCTGGGGCACATCTCAGCAGGAAATGGTGGCCGTAGGGCACAGGGGCATTTAGGGTTGGCTCCATCACAGCAACTGCCAAATGACACCTGTATTGTCCAGGTTCCTACAGACACAGAGGTCAAACAGGTGGCAACCTCTCCACCTGTGAACCTATGA